In Thalassospira sp. TSL5-1, one DNA window encodes the following:
- a CDS encoding TolC family protein, with protein MAYKSLPVVAAVMFLSGCAVKMEPISDADVAAAAKHDMEMIKASVPPISGPMTLSDAIARALKYNLANRVKIMESALATKNFDLAKLDMMPLFKADGGYSARTGKNATNSRDYRTDIESTSYSYSDDPQHWDGNLRFSFNILDFGISYLQAKQEADRAVIALHARTKSMARLIQEVRTAFWRVVLLERVAPNVDGLLARADQAMKDLETARNEGLRPPLAVLEDKRALIEIIQQLETMQQSIGAARIDLASLINAPSGSPFKLKVNSDFPALPRKEPDFDKLELYALVHSSDYTDEIYNLRIARNESRKAIARLFPSLEGFGSFNADTNHFLADPSWYEAGARVSWNLFNVLRLDDVNETNEARRNMTVARRLAANMAVITSVHVSWQEYADANARLDQAKRIDDIDKEISKLTEQSVSTDAVSGMERIRSEIRALRSAVARVLAYSDAQDAYGRFLLSLGLVPDVSTSLNAPEAQLSAKIRESLDKWEDGDLPTVETVGVMPDFIEDK; from the coding sequence TTGGCATATAAGAGCCTTCCGGTGGTGGCAGCGGTTATGTTTCTAAGCGGTTGTGCCGTGAAGATGGAACCGATCAGCGATGCGGATGTTGCTGCTGCTGCCAAACATGACATGGAAATGATCAAGGCATCTGTTCCGCCGATCAGCGGGCCCATGACATTATCGGACGCGATTGCGCGGGCGTTGAAATACAATCTTGCGAACCGGGTCAAGATTATGGAATCGGCCCTTGCCACCAAGAATTTTGACCTGGCAAAACTTGATATGATGCCGCTTTTCAAGGCGGATGGCGGCTATAGTGCGCGTACGGGAAAAAATGCCACCAACAGCCGCGACTATCGGACCGATATCGAATCGACGTCCTATTCCTATTCCGATGATCCGCAGCATTGGGATGGCAATTTGCGCTTCAGTTTTAACATTCTTGATTTTGGCATCAGTTATTTGCAGGCCAAACAGGAAGCGGACCGTGCGGTGATTGCACTGCATGCGCGGACAAAATCGATGGCGCGCCTGATTCAGGAAGTCCGTACAGCATTTTGGCGTGTGGTGCTGCTAGAGCGTGTTGCGCCAAATGTTGATGGGCTGCTGGCCCGTGCCGATCAGGCGATGAAGGACCTTGAAACCGCCCGCAATGAAGGGCTGCGCCCGCCGCTGGCCGTGCTGGAAGATAAGCGTGCCCTGATCGAGATTATCCAGCAGCTTGAAACCATGCAGCAATCGATCGGGGCCGCGCGGATTGATTTGGCATCCCTGATCAATGCGCCCAGTGGTTCGCCCTTTAAATTGAAGGTGAACAGCGATTTCCCGGCCCTGCCGCGTAAAGAGCCCGATTTTGATAAGTTGGAGCTTTACGCGCTGGTGCATTCGTCGGATTACACCGACGAGATTTATAATCTGCGGATTGCCCGGAATGAATCGCGCAAGGCAATTGCCCGCCTGTTTCCCTCGCTTGAGGGTTTTGGATCGTTTAACGCCGATACCAACCATTTCCTGGCGGACCCGTCCTGGTATGAGGCTGGAGCGCGGGTATCGTGGAACCTGTTTAACGTGTTGCGGCTTGATGATGTTAATGAAACCAACGAGGCCCGCCGCAATATGACTGTCGCCCGCCGCCTGGCCGCCAATATGGCGGTGATTACATCGGTGCATGTGTCGTGGCAGGAATATGCCGATGCCAATGCCCGCCTGGACCAGGCCAAGCGCATTGATGACATTGACAAGGAAATCTCCAAGCTGACGGAGCAATCGGTATCGACCGATGCGGTCAGCGGGATGGAACGTATTCGAAGCGAAATCCGTGCCCTGCGTTCTGCCGTGGCGCGTGTGCTGGCCTATTCGGATGCGCAGGATGCCTATGGGCGCTTTTTGTTGAGCTTGGGCCTTGTGCCGGATGTGAGCACATCTTTGAACGCCCCCGAGGCACAACTATCCGCCAAGATCAGGGAATCGCTTGATAAGTGGGAAGATGGTGATTTGCCGACGGTCGAAACTGTCGGGGTAATGCCCGACTTTATTGAAGACAAATAA
- a CDS encoding efflux RND transporter periplasmic adaptor subunit, with product MSRLKTGIFTMVLAVSVSLLQAMWGPGSVAMAAQGDDQGKIDLPALAPVPLPDANGNFPETDPANDRFQGSVRAKIRPVQHAVLSAPLAATLLTLGAREGSRVKKGDVLMKFDCTPLEAQLIVAQTRRKAALTKLDVNERLEKIHNVSKLDLALSRSEVELTEADIKGIRAQLAQCSVEAPFSGVVTQQMVQAREFTNPGDPVLRLVNIDDLEIEMVVPSSLLRKLHAGDHFVLHVDELDRDVDASIKYVVREVDPVSQTVRVIGAPVKADPDLLPGMSGNVRFDFARQVSARTSADNQ from the coding sequence GTGAGCAGGCTTAAGACGGGAATTTTCACAATGGTGCTGGCAGTGTCGGTGTCACTGCTGCAAGCAATGTGGGGGCCGGGTTCTGTGGCAATGGCAGCCCAGGGCGATGATCAGGGCAAAATAGATTTGCCCGCGCTTGCACCTGTACCGTTACCCGATGCCAACGGCAATTTCCCCGAAACCGACCCGGCAAATGACCGGTTTCAGGGGTCGGTCCGGGCGAAAATTCGCCCGGTGCAACACGCTGTTTTATCCGCCCCCCTTGCCGCAACCCTTTTAACCCTGGGCGCACGGGAAGGTAGCCGGGTAAAAAAGGGTGATGTGCTGATGAAGTTTGACTGCACCCCGCTGGAAGCCCAGCTGATTGTCGCCCAGACACGGCGCAAGGCGGCCCTGACCAAGCTGGATGTCAATGAACGGCTGGAGAAGATTCACAATGTTAGTAAGCTGGACCTGGCCTTAAGCCGGTCGGAAGTGGAACTGACCGAGGCCGATATTAAGGGCATTCGGGCCCAATTGGCACAATGCAGTGTTGAAGCGCCTTTTTCAGGCGTGGTCACACAGCAAATGGTTCAGGCCCGGGAATTTACCAATCCGGGCGATCCGGTTTTGCGGCTGGTAAATATTGACGATCTGGAAATTGAAATGGTTGTGCCTTCCAGTCTGTTGCGCAAGTTGCACGCGGGCGACCATTTTGTCCTGCATGTTGACGAGCTGGACCGCGATGTTGACGCAAGCATCAAATATGTTGTGCGCGAGGTGGACCCGGTCAGCCAGACCGTGCGGGTGATTGGTGCGCCAGTAAAGGCAGACCCGGATTTGCTGCCCGGTATGAGTGGTAATGTCCGGTTTGACTTCGCCCGGCAGGTTTCCGCCCGCACAAGCGCGGATAACCAATAA